The following proteins are encoded in a genomic region of Debaryomyces hansenii CBS767 chromosome G complete sequence:
- a CDS encoding DEHA2G20108p (similar to uniprot|P40340 Saccharomyces cerevisiae YGR270W YTA7) translates to MAGKRNRHNRNIPMDFDASHDEMIDEYDENGDGVESKRPRRVISYNEDDEEDKEEEKYDVLNEENDESAAGGEDVAGKSITRTRYKFTNEEEENDVPGDEVEDEDASSVSEEVKEDNEEEYVEDEYDDDEDNIPRRRRKPRRTQVSDESDFHDSASEASDDFLEKLQEKNFIASEDDEDNDYKYTKRPRRGRRLRSRSKSVEPRRRGRSAKLASNEENEPNDSVEEEDSIQKEIDELYDSSPNNTPMKHKLRERDNKVDYTIPPPMTNEAHGDSYNAGPIIPPFSRGRGRKPTNIRNEYRKILFPTAGPFGGSDVISLFGTNIPPGGISIPGMTNDNNLTAIGQNVSDSDSSEDEIAPINGDATVSKKIGKPINNNTNNGTQLITGGSSDSKDKKKNNLSDTDPLGVDMNIDFSVVGGLDNYINQLKEMVALPLLYPELYQNFGITPPRGVLFHGPPGTGKTLMARALAASCSTAQQKITFFMRKGADCLSKWVGEAERQLRLLFEEAKNQQPAIIFFDEIDGLAPVRSSKQEQIHASIVSTLLALMDGMDNRGQVIVIGATNRPDSVDPALRRPGRFDREFYFPLPDINARKEILQIHTRKWSPALPEEFTNKVADLTKGYGGADLRALCTEAALNSIQRKYPQIYKTNDKLQVDPSKIKVVAKDFMQAIEKIVPSSARSTSSGSAPLPNHLKPLLEIPLAEITDKLNDLLPNSISVGNKKKLTTLDEAMYLDPTIKDSDGGFSKQELLKNLENSRICKPHLLICGNQGSGQQYISAAILNYLEGFQVQSLDMGNMFGDPTRTPESSIVQAFIEARRHQPSIVFIPNIDIWFKVVPFTAQATLTGLLRSLKSNEKVLLLAVSETNMDELDPEIRSIFGFNHSANNVTLNNPSTKERLKYFDALKNTLLMKPYEFVNDLENRPKRKLKALKVVPSAKNENSDVLTKKKLKQIEYDDTKLKNILKIKLAGLMDLFKNRYKRFRKPVVDEALLYHLFEPTILQNPLNNYEVLYARSEDPDKENMIKEISTGKYYYNMDLDIVEERLWNGYYSEPKQFLKDIRMIVRDSITSGDRERILKANEMLTNAQFGIDDFCNPEFVKACKEMRSREVEKQASILKEHQKLEAEFRKKQLENIQNLTNLNGGDNENGSTEPVPMDVDTADNKQILDGSTHTEIIPDGDSLQTQDNNTNVDDKHVHPTSLDQNEMENGELSQVSDNQTKEQSEPEEESEPEEELLVDLSKEVIIPDEADTFFNQILPELTENYNIENLEVAMARFMDIIWADRSIWDKANTVSKLIESAKILSQLMSNGL, encoded by the coding sequence ATGGCTGGAAAAAGGAATAGACACAATAGGAATATTCCTATGGATTTTGATGCATCGCATGATGAAATGATagatgaatatgatgaaaatgGCGATGGAGTTGAGTCAAAGAGACCGAGACGAGTTATTTCGTATAATGAggacgatgaagaagataaggaagaagaaaaatatgatgTGCTCAACGAAGAAAACGATGAAAGTGCTGCCGGTGGCGAAGATGTTGCGGGGAAATCAATAACGAGAACTAGATACAAGTTCacaaatgaagaagaagagaatgacGTACCTGGTGACGAGGTGGAGGACGAAGACGCATCATCGGTATCAGAAGAAGTGAaggaagataatgaagaggaATATGTTGAGGATGAATATGATGACGACGAAGACAATATACCTCGGAGACGGAGGAAACCCAGAAGAACCCAGGTATCTGATGAATCTGATTTTCATGATTCAGCTAGTGAAGCATCAGACGATTTTCTAGAAAAATTGCAAGAGAAAAACTTTATAGCTTCGGAAGATGACGAGGATAACGATTATAAGTATACCAAACGTCCCAGAAGAGGTAGAAGACTTCGTTCAAGATCAAAGTCGGTAGAACCTAGAAGACGGGGCCGCTCAGCTAAATTGGCTCTGAACGAAGAAAACGAGCCAAATGATTCTGTTGAGGAGGAGGATAGCATTCAAAAggaaattgatgaattatatGATTCGTCTCCAAATAACACTCCAATGAAACATAAATTACGAGAAAGGGACAACAAAGTGGACTATACAATACCACCTCCAATGACAAACGAAGCTCATGGTGATTCATATAATGCTGGTCCTATAATTCCTCCATTTTCTAGGGGAAGGGGTCGCAAGCCAACAAATATTAGAAACGAATATAGGAAAATTCTCTTTCCAACGGCTGGTCCTTTCGGTGGAAGCGAtgtaatttcattatttggtACTAATATACCTCCTGGTGGGATTTCAATTCCTGGTATGACAAATGACAATAATTTAACAGCAATTGGGCAGAATGTGAGTGATTCAGATTCCtctgaagatgaaatagCCCCTATTAATGGGGATGCTACTGTATCGAAGAAGATCGGCAAGcctataaataataatacaaataatggTACGCAATTGATTACTGGTGGTTCATCTGACTCAAAggataaaaagaaaaataatttgagtGATACTGATCCTTTGGGCGTGGATATGAATATTGACTTTTCTGTAGTAGGTGGTTTAGATAATTACATCAAccaattgaaagaaatggtCGCATTACCTTTACTCTATCCAGAATTGTATCAAAACTTTGGCATAACTCCTCCAAGAGGTGTGCTCTTTCATGGTCCTCCAGGAACTGGTAAAACGTTAATGGCTAGGGCATTGGCAGCTAGTTGTTCCACTGCTCAACAAAAGATTACTTTTTTCATGAGAAAGGGGGCAGATTGTTTAAGTAAATGGGTAGGAGAAGCAGAAAGACAGTTAAGATTGTTGTTTGAAGAGGCTAAGAATCAGCAACCGGcaattatattctttgaCGAAATTGATGGTTTAGCACCTGTGAGATCTTCTAAACAAGAACAAATACACGCAAGTATTGTTTCTACTTTGTTAGCCTTAATGGATGGAATGGACAACAGAGGTCAAGTTATTGTCATTGGTGCCACCAATCGACCAGATTCGGTTGACCCAGCCTTGAGAAGACCAGGGAGATTTGACAGGGAATTTTACTTTCCGTTGCCAGATATAAACgcaagaaaagaaattttacaaATTCATACCAGAAAATGGTCTCCAGCCTTACCCGAGGAATTCACGAATAAAGTCGCCGATCTAACGAAGGGATATGGTGGTGCCGATTTACGAGCCCTTTGTACGGAAGCAGCCTTGAACAGTATTCAAAGAAAGTATCCTCAAATTTATAAGAcaaatgataaattacAAGTAGATCCTTCTAAGATTAAAGTTGTTGCGAAAGATTTTATGCAAGCAATCGAAAAGATTGTTCCTTCAAGTGCTAGATCAACTTCTTCGGGCTCTGCACCATTAccaaatcatttgaaaCCTCTCCTAGAAATTCCACTCGCAGAAATCACCGATAAACTAAATGATTTACTTcctaattcaatttcagtGGGAAATAAGAAAAAGCTTACCACTCTAGACGAGGCCATGTATTTAGATCCTACTATTAAAGATAGCGATGGAGGGTTTTcgaaacaagaattattgaagaactTAGAGAATTCACGTATTTGCAAGCCGCATTTGTTAATTTGTGGAAATCAAGGAAGTGGCCAGCAATATATTAGTGCCGCTATATTAAATTACTTGGAGGGTTTTCAAGTACAATCTCTTGATATGGGCAACATGTTTGGAGATCCAACTAGAACTCCGGAACTGAGTATTGTTCAAGCGTTCATTGAGGCTAGAAGACATCAACCGTCTATAGTATTCATTcctaatattgatatttggtTTAAGGTGGTTCCGTTTACTGCTCAAGCGACATTGACTGGATTATTGAGGTCCCTTAAGAGTAACGAAAAGGTTTTGTTGTTGGCAGTTTCTGAAACAAATATGGATGAATTAGACCCAGAAATTAGATCAATATTTGGGTTCAATCATTCTGCAAATAATGTAACATTGAATAACCCTTCAACTAAGGAAAgattaaaatatttcgaCGCATTGAAAAACacattattaatgaagCCATATGAATTTGTCAATGATTTAGAGAATAGACCAAAGAGAAAGTTGAAGGCATTGAAAGTTGTTCCTTCCGCCAAAAACGAAAATTCTGACGTTCTTACTAAGAAGAAACTAAAACAAATTGAGTATGATGATACCAAACTAAAGaacattttgaaaattaagTTAGCAGGATTAATGGacttattcaaaaatcGCTATAAGCGCTTCAGAAAACCAGTTGTGGATGAAGCTTTACTATACCACTTATTCGAGCCTACCATCTTGCAAAATCCGTTGAACAACTATGAAGTTTTGTATGCTAGATCTGAAGATCCAGATAAGGAAAATATGATCAAGGAAATTTCGACGGGaaagtattattataacATGGATTTAGATATCGTAGAAGAAAGACTTTGGAATGGTTATTACTCTGAACCTAAGCAATTTTTAAAAGACATTAGGATGATTGTCAGAGATTCAATAACTTCTGGTGATAGAgaaagaatattgaaagcaAACGAAATGTTGACTAATGCTCAATTTGGTATCGATGATTTTTGCAATCCAGAATTTGTTAAGGCATGTAAAGAAATGAGAAGTAGAGAAGTAGAGAAACAAGCGAGTATTCTCAAGGAGCATCAAAAGCTAGAAGCTGAGTTTAGGAAAAAGCAGcttgaaaatattcagAATTTAACTAACTTGAATGGCGGAGACAATGAAAATGGCTCTACCGAACCTGTTCCTATGGATGTGGACACGGCTGATAACAAACAAATTTTGGATGGAAGTACTCACACGGAAATTATTCCAGATGGTGATAGTCTTCAAACACAGGacaataatacaaatgtGGATGATAAACATGTGCATCCTACTTCTCTTGATCAAAATGAAATGGAAAATGGAGAACTATCTCAAGTGTCTGATAATCAAACAAAAGAACAATCGGAGCCGGAAGAGGAATCTGAAcctgaagaagaattactCGTAGATTTATCGAAGGAAGTAATTATCCCTGATGAGGCGGATACCTTTTTCAACCAGATATTGCCTGAGCTAACagaaaattataatattgaaaacttggAGGTCGCCATGGCCAGATTTATGGATATTATTTGGGCTGACAGAAGTATATGGGATAAAGCTAACACAGTAAGCAAATTGATCGAGAGTGCGAAGATTCTTAGTCAATTAATGTCTAATGGGCTTTAG
- a CDS encoding DEHA2G20130p (similar to uniprot|P22438 Saccharomyces cerevisiae YGR171C MSM1 Mitochondrial methionyl-tRNA synthetase (MetRS)), translating into MTRRFMKPLYSFMTKRLNSSATKPFYITSPIFYVNARPHLGHLYSMLLCDTRNRWEKLDPNKSSFFLTGTDEHGLKIQTAAEKLGMTPKDLTDQVSTNFKNLGQKVNIAYDRFIRTTDEDHVKTVQYFWSVMEEKGFLYQGSHSGWYAVSDETFYPATQIEEMVDPTTGEKKMISKETKNEVVYQEETNYFFRLSHFQDRLIAFLESNPDFIKPKSKYTELLRELTENKLTDLSVSRPSSRLTWGIEVPGDSSQKIYVWFDALLNYITACGFPEKFPIVNEKYQTEPSNMWPATHIIGKDIIRFHCIYWPIFLMAAGIDMPRQVVVHSHWLCDGFKMSKSLGNVVDPLETLDYYGEDALRFFLTEYSNIESDCNYNEQYFYLTRENLIGKYANLITRCGGNAFNILESVKSFQAGEFDNIDVLIRDHCLNNEKTNESKQIIALKNELSEILNNLYTSMDMSMSSFDQMRTIQKWWAPLEKANQLFQLGQPWLYTKSLKSDTVSDDDKEIHKLIQNYYVFMAAETSRICSILINPIIPNLSSKILDRLAVSPQNRTSHFTTIGSDLTYGEGANSKKHKIPIQRVPMRSSN; encoded by the coding sequence ATGACACGAAGATTTATGAAACCATTATATAGCTTTATGACTAAGAGGTTGAATAGTTCTGCCACCAAGCCATTCTATATCACCTCACCTATCTTTTATGTAAATGCTCGTCCACACTTAGGCCATTTGTATTCTATGTTATTATGTGATACAAGGAATCGTTGGGAAAAATTAGACCCAAATAAGCTGTCATTTTTTCTTACAGGTACAGATGAACATGGCTTAAAGATACAAACAGCAGCCGAGAAACTAGGCATGACTCCTAAGGACTTAACTGATCAGGTGTCTACAAATTTCAAGAACTTAGGCCAAAAAGTTAATATTGCATATGATAGATTTATAAGAACTACCGATGAAGATCACGTCAAAACAGTTCAATATTTCTGGAGCGTAATGGAAGAAAAAGGGTTCCTATATCAAGGTTCACATAGTGGCTGGTATGCCGTTAGTGATGAGACGTTTTACCCTGCAACTCAAATTGAAGAGATGGTGGACCCTACAACTGgtgaaaagaaaatgatttcCAAAGAAACTAAAAACGAAGTCGTATACCAAGAAGAAACCAATTACTTCTTTAGACTATCTCATTTCCAAGATAGGTTAATTGCATTTCTTGAGTCAAATCCTGATTTTATTAAGCCAAAATCTAAGTATACCGAATTACTTAGAGAGTTAACAGAAAACAAGTTAACTGACTTATCAGTTTCCAGACCTTCTTCTAGATTAACATGGGGGATTGAAGTACCTGGTGACAGTAGTCAGAAAATATATGTCTGGTTCGATGCTTTGCTTAATTACATAACGGCTTGTGGCTTTcctgaaaaatttccaattgTGAACGAGAAGTACCAAACCGAACCCAGTAATATGTGGCCTGCTACTCACATCATCGGCAAGGACATCATACGGTTTCATTGTATTTACTGGCCTATATTCTTGATGGCTGCTGGAATCGATATGCCACGCCAGGTTGTGGTGCATTCTCACTGGCTATGTGATGGTTTTAAGATGAGTAAAAGTTTAGGGAACGTTGTTGACCCTCTCGAAACCCTCGATTATTACGGCGAGGACGCGTTGAGATTCTTTTTGACGGAGTATTCGAACATTGAGTCTGATTGTAACTACAATGAACAGTATTTCTACTTAACCAGAGAAAATCTCATCGGAAAGTATGCTAATTTAATTACGCGTTGTGGAGGTAATGCATTTAATATCTTGGAAAGTGTTAAGTCTTTCCAAGCAGGCGAGTTTGACAATATAGACGTTTTAATAAGAGACCACTGTCTCAACAATGAGAAGACGAATGAATCTAAACAGATTATTGCTTTGAAAAACGAGTTGTCTGAAATTCTTAACAACCTCTACACATCAATGGATATGAGCATGTCCTCCTTTGACCAGATGAGAACAATCCAGAAATGGTGGGCTCCTCTAGAGAAAGCTAACCAGCTCTTCCAGCTAGGCCAGCCCTGGCTTTATACGAAGTCTCTCAAATCTGACACCGTGAGCGATGATGACAAGGAAATCCACAAACTTATCCAGAACTACTATGTTTTTATGGCCGCTGAAACTTCCAGAATCTGCTCAATATTAATCAATCCAATAATACCCAATCTTTCATCCAAAATACTCGACAGATTGGCGGTTTCCCCTCAAAACAGAACTTCTCATTTCACCACCATTGGTTCAGATTTGACCTACGGTGAAGGtgcaaattcaaagaaacaTAAAATTCCGATTCAGAGGGTCCCAATGAGATCATCCAATTGA
- a CDS encoding DEHA2G20196p (similar to uniprot|P32916 Saccharomyces cerevisiae YDR292C SRP101 Signal recognition particle (SRP) receptor - alpha subunit), giving the protein MSQSLIVFEPSGKINYSFNNKISGFNEHIASIVNETYNELETNFFTTSSNQKRFYSYKRDRRYASLFFDIVTTVDSEKIKQTLIGILKTYTKITEDHDEDDEETERKVKKLIDYQFNQLMKYKQTEKPATKGIETPLSTVSSNSGTSTPNKQKTGASTKKMRKWDGDQMVENSGDSQVLDFSNKNESSNSDNRVYNDQLKVDPTAFSKDNDLVLVQELNDILADDDDDEEEEESANTKSGGFFGKVTSYFGSSINIDEVSKKFLDQLITKNIAPPTAKIILDKIKNKLGNKQGVTIAMYKQTMVEELTKILTPNVSTDLLYEIKDRSSSGKPYVISVVGVNGVGKSTNLAKLAYWFLQNNLNVLICACDTFRSGAVEQLKVHVNNLQKLNNSSSSESKIDIFEKGYGGGDHVVATAKSAIQHASTEHYDIVLIDTAGRTHSNAKLMTPLKKFGDAANPDKIIMVGEALVGTDSVEQAINFNNAFGNRRNLDFFIISKIDTVGDLVGTMINMVMATKVPILFVGTGQTYTDIKRLSVKTVVDMLMN; this is encoded by the coding sequence ATGTCTCAATCTCTAATTGTCTTTGAGCCATCAGGTAAAATTAATTACctgtttaataataaaataagtGGGTTTAATGAACATATTGCAAGTATCGTCAATGAGACGTACAACGAATTAGAAACAAATTTTTTCACAACAAGCTCCAATCAGAAAAGATTCTATAGCTATAAGAGGGATAGAAGATATGCttctttattctttgatATTGTGACAACTGTGGATAGTGAAAAGATCAAACAAACTTTGATAGGGATATTAAAAACATACACTAAGATCACCGAAGATCACGACgaagacgatgaagaaacagaaaGGAAAGTCAAAAAGTTGATAGATTATCAATTTAATCAGTTGATGAAATATAAACAGACGGAAAAGCCTGCGACAAAGGGTATTGAGACACCATTATCAACCGTGTCTAGTAATAGTGGTACGAGTACCCCAAACAAACAGAAGACAGGAGCCAGCACCAAAAAGATGAGAAAATGGGACGGAGATCAGATGGTTGAAAATAGCGGAGACTCCCAGGTATTGGatttttctaataaaaacGAATCCAGTAATAGCGATAATAGGGTTTATAACGACCAGCTTAAGGTTGACCCAACGGCATTTAGCAAGGATAACGATTTAGTTCTAGTGCAAGAATTGAACGATATTTTGgctgatgatgatgatgatgaggaggaagaagaatccGCTAACACTAAATCAGGAGGCTTTTTTGGTAAAGTCACTTCCTACTTTGGTTCGTCGATTAACATAGACGAGgtttcaaagaaattccTCGATCAATTAATAACCAAAAACATTGCTCCCCCAACTGCCAAAATAATTCTCGACAAGATCAAAAACAAACTTGGTAACAAACAGGGAGTCACAATCGCTATGTATAAACAAACTAtggttgaagaattaaccAAGATTTTGACCCCTAATGTGTCTACAGATTTATTgtatgaaattaaagatcGTTCTTCATCAGGAAAACCTTATGTTATATCGGTTGTGGGTGTCAATGGTGTTGGTAAGTCTACTAATTTGGCCAAGTTGGCGTACTGGTTCTTGcagaataatttgaatgttTTGATCTGTGCCTGTGATACATTTAGATCGGGTGCCGTCGAACAATTGAAAGTGCACGTCAATAATctacaaaaattgaataattcttcgtCCTCTGAATCTAAGATCGATATCTTTGAAAAGGGGTACGGTGGGGGTGATCACGTCGTCGCAACTGCTAAGCTGGCAATTCAGCACGCCTCAACCGAACACTATGACATCGTGTTAATTGATACTGCTGGTAGAACTCATTCCAATGCCAAATTAATGACTCCATTGAAAAAGTTTGGTGATGCCGCTAACCCagataaaattatcatgGTGGGTGAAGCTTTGGTTGGTACCGACTCAGTTGAGCAAGCAataaattttaataatgcattCGGTAATAGGCGTAACTTggatttcttcattatatcCAAGATCGATACCGTGGGTGACTTGGTAGGTACAATGATTAATATGGTTATGGCTACAAAGGTACCAATCTTGTTCGTTGGTACTGGTCAAACTTATACTGACATTAAGAGATTAAGTGTTAAAACTGTAGTCGATATGTTAATGAACTAA
- a CDS encoding DEHA2G20152p (similar to uniprot|P53039 Saccharomyces cerevisiae YGR172C YIP1 Golgi integral membrane protein), giving the protein MAYYQQQVNNPQNMQFYQSNYSNTYGQQTGGDNMMGGSAPSMGAMDSGFGANIDVSGVMGAGELTPGLVAAFGTSGYHNEPPLLEEVGINFQHIKMKTLAVLNPMNRNITSDIMADSDLAGPIIFVLLFGTLLLLAGKVQFGYIYGVGLFGIISLHYLFKLMSDDVTIDLIRSASVIGYCLLPLVIVSVIGVFVSLDNLLGYIFSAFAVFWCTYSASGFFVAVLKLHNVRPLIAYPLAMFYTVFALMAIFVEKTDL; this is encoded by the coding sequence ATGGCGTATTATCAACAGCAGGTGAATAACCCCCAGAATATGCAATTTTACCAATCCAATTACTCCAACACCTATGGACAACAAACAGGAGGTGATAATATGATGGGAGGTTCAGCACCATCGATGGGAGCTATGGATTCTGGATTTGGAGCAAACATCGACGTCAGTGGAGTTATGGGAGCAGGTGAATTAACACCAGGTTTAGTGGCAGCATTCGGAACTTCGGGGTATCATAATGAACCTCCATTATTGGAGGAAGTCGGAATAAACTTCCAACATATCAAAATGAAGACATTGGCTGTCTTGAACCCAATGAATAGAAACATTACATCAGACATAATGGCAGACTCTGATTTGGCAGGCCCtattatttttgtattGTTATTCGGTACCTTGTTGCTATTAGCAGGAAAGGTACAGTTTGGATATATTTATGGGGTCGGGTTATTTGGTATAATTAGTTTACACTATTTGTTCAAATTAATGAGCGATGACGTTACGATTGATTTGATTAGATCCGCTTCAGTTATTGGTTATTGTTTATTGCCTTTGGTGATTGTAAGTGTTATAGGTGTGTTTGTCTCCttggataatttattgGGCTATATATTTAGTGCTTTTGCCGTATTCTGGTGTACATACTCGGCATCTGGTTTCTTTGTTGCTGTTCTAAAATTGCACAATGTCAGGCCTTTAATTGCCTATCCATTAGCTATGTTTTACACTGTTTTTGCATTAATGGCCATATTCGTTGAAAAGACCGACCTTTAA